One Ricinus communis isolate WT05 ecotype wild-type chromosome 7, ASM1957865v1, whole genome shotgun sequence genomic region harbors:
- the LOC8269072 gene encoding calmodulin-binding transcription activator 3 isoform X2, producing the protein MAEARRHPLDIQQILVEAQHRWLRPAEICEILRNYNKFRIAPEPAHLPSSGSLFLFDRKVLRYFRKDGHNWRKKKDGKTVKEAHERLKSGSIDVLHCYYAHGEENENFQRRSYWMLEEELSHIVLVHYREVKGNRTNFNRIKQYEDSTPYPQEIEDTLPHSEMDTSASSNFHHDSNQVPAQTTDTVSMSSAQASEYEDAESVYDHQVSSRFHSFLEVQQPATEKISAGFPDHHDPVLFSSDYRGRKSAVPKREFVSPARVDKAEDTDGAGLAYQPQKYFDLPSWEDVLENCTPGTESLNFQPPFTSLADTKGIIPKQEDEILRQLFTNFGRKQEYGSHLPVHKDLQTFEGATSHLSKCSDSTSDLTASFCEQELVSGDLVDKLELSQTRGTDRPVEHGGQIQLSNREQSLILEGKSIYSSAGKQHLLDRALSGEDLKKLDSFNRWMSKELGDVNASKMHSSSEAYWDTVESENVIADPKIPSQVHLDSYMLGPSLSQDQLYSIIDFSPNWAYVGLEIKVLITGRFLKNREEAEDCKWSCMFGEVEVQAEVIADGVLCCQTPLNKAGMVPFYVTCSDRVACSEVREFEYRLSHIQDVDINDDYSSSASSVDLHTRFGKLLSPSSVHLPEYNTSKIDRISQLSNTVSSFLKEDTDEWDHMLKLTSEVGVSLETVKEEFLQKLLKDRLHFWLLQKAAEGGKGPSILDEGGQGVLHFAAALGYDWALEPTIIAGVSVNFRDANGWTALHWAASCGRERTVASLVLLGAAPGALTDPTPKYPAGRTPADLASANGHKGIAGYLAESALSAHLSSLNLDNQDSDNAEISGPRGGQLVPEHITSISNKDLPYGQSLKDSLAAVCNATQAAARIHQVFRVQSFQKKQLKEFGDDKFGISHEHALSLIAVKANKQGQNDEPVHAAAIRIQNKFRSWKGRKEFLIIRQRIVKIQAHVRGHQVRKNYRKIVWSVGIVEKVILRWRRKRSGLRGFKSEALTEGPSKKDTISKEEDDDFFKEGRKQTEARSQIALARVKSMHQNREARDQYCRLLNVVTEIQETKVVHSHINNSEAMAEINDLIDFEALLNEDTFMDTAS; encoded by the exons ATGGCAGAGGCAAGGCGACACCCTCTCG ATATTCAGCAAATACTTGTAGAAGCACAGCATAGATGGCTCCGGCCAGCTGAAATTTGTGAAATTCTTCGCAATTATAACAAATTTCGTATTGCGCCAGAACCTGCACATCTGCCGTCAA GTGGTtcacttttcctttttgatcGCAAGGTGCTGAGATACTTCAGAAAAGATGGTCATAACTGgaggaagaaaaaagatgGGAAGACAGTGAAAGAGGCTCATGAGAGGCTCAAG TCGGGAAGCATTGATGTGCTGCATTGCTACTATGCCCAtggagaagaaaatgaaaattttcaaagacGCAGTTACTGGATGCTTGAAGA GGAACTTTCTCACATAGTACTTGTCCACTACCGGGAAGTAAAG GGCAACAGGACAAATTTTAACCGCATCAAACAGTATGAAGATTCTACTCCATATCCCCAAGAGATTGAAGACACTTTACCCCATTCTGAGATGGATACTTCTGCTTCTTCCAATTTTCATCATGATAGTAACCAGGTACCTGCACAAACTACAGATACAGTAAGCATGAGTAGTGCTCAGGCATCAGAATATGAGGACGCTGAATCAG TATATGATCACCAAGTGAGTTCCAgatttcattcttttcttgaGGTACAGCAGCCTGCAACAGAGAAGATTAGTGCTGGCTTTCCTGATCATCATGATCCTGTGTTGTTTTCAA GTGACTATCGAGGGAGAAAGTCGGCTGTTCCCAAAAGGGAATTTGTTTCACCTGCCAGAGTGGATAAAGCTGAAGATACTGATGGTGCCGGATTAGCATATCAGCCCCAGAAATATTTTGACTTACCCTCATGGGAGGACGTTTTAGAAAATTGTACTCCTGGAACTGAATCTTTGAATTTTCAACCTCCATTTACATCACTAGCTGATACAAAAGGAATCATTCCTAAACAGGAAGATGAAATACTGAGACAACTTTTTACCAACTTTGGTAGAAAGCAAGAGTATGGGAGTCATTTACCAGTCCATAAAGATTTGCAG ACTTTCGAAGGTGCTACTTCGCATCTCTCAAAATGCTCAGACTCGACATCTGATCTCACTGCTAGCTTTTGTGAACAAGAACTTGTTAGTGGCGATTTAGTCGATAAACTTGAGCTTTCCCAAACAAGAGGAACTGATCGTCCTGTAGAACATGGTGGTCAGATTCAGCTTTCAAACAGAGAGCAGAGTCTGatcctggagggaaaatccATATACTCTTCTGCTGGGAAGCAGCATTTGTTAGATCGTGCACTATCTGGAGAAGATTTAAAGAAGCTTGATAGTTTCAACCGATGGATGAGCAAGGAACTTGGAGATGTGAATGCATCAAAAATGCATTCCAGTTCTGAGGCCTACTGGGATACAGTTGAAAGTGAAAATGTGATTGCCGATCCCAAAATTCCTTCTCAAGTGCACTTGGATTCCTACATGCTGGGTCCTTCCCTCTCCCAGGACCAGCTTTATAGCATCATTGATTTTTCACCAAACTGGGCATATGTTGGCTTAGAAATTAAG GTTTTGATTACTGGAAGATTCTTGAAGAATCGAGAAGAAGCAGAAGATTGTAAATGGTCATGTATGTTTGGGGAAGTTGAAGTTCAAGCAGAAGTTATAGCTGATGGTGTTCTTTGTTGCCAGACTCCTTTAAACAAGGCTGGGATGGTTCCTTTCTATGTTACATGTTCAGATAGGGTAGCATGTAGTGAAGTGCGTGAATTTGAATACCGACTCAGTCATATCCAAGATGTGGATATTAATGATGATTATAGCAGCAGCGCAAGTAGTGTAGACCTTCACACACGGTTTGGAAAATTATTGTCTCCGAGCTCTGTGCACCTTCCAGAATACAATACCAGCAAAATAGACCGAATCTCCCAATTGAGCAACACGGTCAGTTCATTTTTGAAAGAGGATACTGATGAATGGGATCACATGTTAAAGCTTACTTCAGAAGTAGGAGTTTCCTTGGAGACAGTTAAGGAGgaatttcttcaaaagctaCTCAAAGACAGGTTACATTTTTGGCTGTTACAGAAGGCAGCTGAGGGTGGAAAAGGCCCTAGTATATTGGATGAAGGTGGTCAGGGAGTATTACATTTTGCAGCTGCTCTTGGCTATGACTGGGCCCTTGAACCCACAATAATTGCAGGTGTTAGTGTCAACTTCCGTGATGCGAATGGATGGACTGCACTTCATTGGGCAGCATCTTGTGGCAG AGAACGTACAGTTGCATCCCTGGTCCTTCTTGGTGCAGCTCCTGGAGCATTAACAGATCCAACTCCCAAATACCCTGCAGGCAGAACACCTGCTGACCTAGCTTCTGCTAATGGACACAAAGGAATTGCTGGTTATCTTGCAGAATCTGCTTTGAGTGCCCACCTTTCTTCTCTTAATCTGGATAACCAGGATAGTGACAATGCAGAAATATCTGGACCAAGAGGAGGGCAGCTAGTTCCAGAGCATATTACAAGTATCAGTAATAAGGACTTGCCATATGGGCAGTCCTTAAAGGACTCATTAGCTGCTGTTTGTAATGCTACACAGGCCGCTGCTCGCATTCACCAAGTCTTCAGGGTACAGTCCTTTCAAAAGAAGCAATTGAAAGAGTTTGGTGATGATAAATTTGGAATATCGCATGAACATGCTCTTTCACTTATAGCGGTTAAGGCAAACAAGCAAGGACAGAATGATGAGCCAGTGCATGCTGCTGCAATACGGATTCAAAACAAGTTCCGCAGTTGGAAGGGTAGAAAGGAATTCTTGATAATTCGGCAGCGAATTGTTAAAATTCAG GCTCATGTAAGAGGCCACCAGGTCAGGAAAAACTATAGAAAGATAGTATGGTCAGTAGGAATAGTGGAAAAAGTGATCTTGCGGTGGAGACGAAAACGTAGTGGCTTGCGTGGATTCAAATCAGAAGCACTTACTGAGGGTCCTAGCAAAAAGGATACAATTTCAAAGGAGGAGGATGATGATTTCTTTAAAGAAGGCAGAAAGCAAACAGAAGCAAGATCACAGATAGCCCTTGCAAGGGTGAAATCCATGCATCAAAATCGTGAGGCAAGAGATCAATATTGCAGGCTGCTGAATGTTGTCACCGAAATCCAGGAGACTAAG GTTGTGCACAGCCACATCAACAACTCTGAAGCAATGGCTGAAATCAATGATCTGATTGATTTTGAAGCACTATTGAATGAAGACACTTTCATGGATACAGCTTCTTGA